A genomic segment from Glycine max cultivar Williams 82 chromosome 1, Glycine_max_v4.0, whole genome shotgun sequence encodes:
- the LOC100808164 gene encoding auxin-responsive protein SAUR36 — MQFRLGRRVVRVAKWVFGRVRIKTRPGYHHRLGSGSSHLRNPIIKLLTWGQKLKRGAKTLCGKKGSGYLPIGSDPACDRAPAVPKGHLAVYVGEEDGEFRRVLIPVIYFNHPLFSDLLREAEKKFGFEHPGGITIPCRLTEFERVKTRIASGSGQRGRTRRLGWRLHY; from the coding sequence ATGCAATTCAGGCTCGGCAGGCGCGTTGTAAGGGTTGCTAAATGGGTCTTCGGTCGGGTCAGGATCAAAACCCGACCCGGGTACCACCACCGTCTCGGTTCTGGTTCGTCCCATTTGAGAAATCCCATAATAAAGCTTCTCACCTGGGGGCAAAAATTAAAGAGAGGAGCGAAGACCCTATGCGGGAAAAAAGGGTCGGGTTATCTTCCAATCGGGTCGGATCCGGCTTGCGACAGGGCTCCGGCGGTGCCAAAGGGGCACTTGGCGGTGTACGTGGGGGAGGAGGACGGCGAGTTCCGGCGAGTGTTGATTCCGGTGATTTACTTCAACCACCCTTTGTTCAGTGATTTGCTGAGGGAAGCAGAAAAAAAGTTCGGGTTTGAACACCCCGGTGGGATCACGATTCCGTGTCGACTCACCGAGTTTGAACGGGTCAAGACCCGGATCGCGTCCGGGTCGGGTCAGCGCGGGAGGACCCGGAGATTGGGGTGGCGGCTACATTATTAA